cttttcttccccccACCTCCCCTCAACATGCGGCCCAGTTCTCTTCTCCGCCAGCCCaacctctttctcttctttctcctctctccctttggccACTGGCTTGACGACAAACGGGGAACAACAGCTATACGTGAAGCAAGGACGGCGAGGACATTTGCGACGAGCATTGCGCGCGACACCAGCGTGGGGAATGTCCTGTGGTATGGGGCTAGCTGGCGCCACCCTGGAGGAGAGAGACAAGACCGAGAGAGGTATGAAGGGAGAGAAGGcagcgagagaggaggagctctATTTTTCTGCTGGTTAGAACCTAGAGTGAACAACCGAAAGAGGGTGAGctcgagagaaagagaaagcgaACTCGAAAGAGTGTTTCACCGTCACCTGAGGTCCATTCGGTGCTCGCCGTCCCTCGTACTACTGCATCCGAACCATGTAGGTCTTTCCTGAATAGTTGTGCcctgtttttgggaacaaaccTCCCATTATACAAATTTTCATGACTAGTCATCGAAAATGAATCTCTCTAGTAAAATTTTGTAGGGCCATtgctaactattctaaaagtctaaactattaaatgaatgtgtgatttattatttagaTATTCTAACACTTTCCCTCATGCTTAGTCTAGTCTTTTGCCAAGTattaaacatgaaaatttaattgcgGAAACAAAATGGGAcctgaaaagatttgaactcaagattTCTAACTCTATATCATGCGAAATTTTATAGGTCCATtgtcaattgttctaaaaacttaaattgttaaATGAAAGCgtgatttataatttaaatattctaacatctCACATGAAAAATTCATGGCCAAGCAATAGATAACTTGAGCTTTTCTCTTGCTTTGcgccacaaaaagaaaagtcatagAAAAGTCATTCTTGTCACATGACATTCTTAGTTGGAGGAAGACAAAACAAGTATGGCACCATTGAACTTCCCGCAAAAGAAACAAGTGTATGACATTCACTCGAATTTTCTCTGGACAAATTCTCTGAGTCTATTGGCCATGTGATCTTTGAGGCACTAATAGAAACTAACCCTGCAAAAGCTCAAGGTTTAGTGATGTTATGTATATTTTACATGGTTGATAATAGAATCCGATGCGCCTATATAAACAAGAACCTGCCTGATAAAGTTGAGAAAGATCACCCGGGAATGCTACGGAAAGAATGAGTAGGGTCATTGCAGGTACGAGCGTAGGGTTGCCATACAACAACACGTGACACTAGATGTTGCAGAAGAGGAGTTGCTGCCACAAGACCCGCCATAAATAGTGCATGTCGAGCACTCAGGCTGGTCGCTACACTGTACATCAAACCCTCGATTCAAAACTTCCTGCAAGCTGATTTTGCATCTTCCCCTATCATCGAGTGTGTTCTAACATCAGAATGGAAAGGAGATGACTGGGCTTGACCAAAAAGGGTTCGGTTTAACGTCAACACAAAAAGGAGACTACCTTGCTTGGGCTCAAGATCACTGATTAAGCATAGATAACAAGAAATTGCCAACACATTGATGACACTTTATCAGGAAGGAAGTCGGTGCGTTTACAACTCTTTAACATTTGTTGCCTAACTAATTCTTTAGAATAATCCATGAtaaaatctttaaacaaaatgacAAATCTCTCAACTATACTTGTTAAATGAATTAGGCCCATCCAATTCAAGAGTTCATAATGGAGGTCATTCAATCAAATTTGTTCAAGATGTCATCTATTTTGCACAACATAAATCCTATTTGGATAAATGGAAAAgtatattgattatataaaATAATGCACTTTTCACTTCTTTGCTTTTCCATCATACTCATAGGAGTTTAATCTAGACATTTGATCACAAGTTTGTGAAAAGCTCAATAGTCATTAATTAAAACGTTgacagtcttttttttttttttttttttatactctATTACAAACTATGTTAGTCTCCTATAAGTGAAATTGAATAACCACAACTCGAGTCATTACTCTCTTGTAAAGACGAACTTTCACATGGACAAGCCTCTAGCAATCTTGAGGGTGATGACAAGGATGGTTTTGGAGGAATTTGCAAGGCCTCAGCACTTCCTTTTAGCATCTCCACAACTTGAGTCATACAGGGTCGAGCTCTTGGATTGATCTGAATGCACCATAAGCCTACTACAATCATCTTCTTTGCGATTTCTTCATCCCGCTCATTCAGGATCCCATGCAACCCAAGCTCTTCTCGAAGCTCTAGCCGTTGATGGACCCAATGAGGAAAGTATGTTTCGCTAGTACGATCTACCATGACTTCGATATTTTTCCTCCTACCGACCATCTCCAAAACCATCATGCCGTAGCTATAAACATCCGATTTGTGAGAAACCCCTCCAATGTTCCTCATGAATAGCTCTGGAGCAATATATCCAGGGGTACCTTGGGCACCTAGCATTGACACGATGCTCTCTTGTCTCGGGCATATTTTGGCAAGACCAAAGTCGGAAATTTTGGGACAATAGCTTTCATCAAGGAGAATATTGTGAGGCTTTATGTCAAAGTGCAAGATCCTCGTGTTGCAACCTCTATGCAAGTACTCTAGCCCATGAGCTATGCCAAGGGAAATCTAGTACAATGTGTCCCAACTCAATAGTTGATCTAACTCCATTGTGTTACTCCTATTAAATATGAACTTTTCAAGGGATCCATTAGGCATGAACTCATAAACCAAAGCTCTTTTGCTTCCTTCAAAACAGAATCCCAAGAGGTTGACAACATTGACATGAGAAGTCCTGCTTATGCTTGCAACTTCATTGAAAAATTCTTCAGCATCACCTCTCAACTTCTTTAAAAGCTTCACTGCTACAAGTTGGCCATCTTGAAGCTTGCCTTTGTACACACAACCATAGCCTCCCTGGCCTaacttttctttgaaagagTTGGTCATCCTCTTGATGTCTTTATAGGTGTATCTTCTTGAAGAGACGAGTCCCTCGATTTTCATTTCACCATCGAAATATTCACTCCTTTGCTTTATCAAAGCCATAATTCTTCTTATCATTGGTTTCTTCTTGAAGGAAAGCATTAAAATAAGGGCGATCCCAATTCCAACTACTGATGCTGCTACTCCTGAAAAAACATAGGACATTTCGAAACAACAATCTCACTTCATCACTTTATCAAGGCTTCTAAGTTGTGAATCTTTATAGAAAATAGTCAACGAAAAACACGAACTAATGAATTACCTATGATGGCTTTTGTCCCCAAATTGCCATGTTTCCCTGCCAAGATTCAAATGCTTATCAAATAAATCTTGAATGAGATTAATAAAAGAGTGCTTCCTATAGTGCGATAGATCATGCGTATATCTCGAATGTAAGCATTTGCTTATGCTTGGATCCACCCCCAAAAACGGTTTTATATGTAGAGTTCAAATCTATCAATGTTATATATTTCAACTGCACACCTGGTCAAATTTTAGCATCACTAGTGAAGGCGGAAGCTTTTTTCTGTTTGGTTGCATGCACAACAAAATTCCGCAATGAAAATCAAGTCGCTTTAGTTCGAAATCTGCAAAATTTGTGGTGATTCAGTGCATCTTCACTCAATACATTTAAACCATTGGATCTTGTGGGACGTAGATGGCAACCTCAAGATCAAACAATCAAGGTAGAGAAGGTTGCGGTGAAGTTCTAATTTACACCGTCCCTCCGCATGTAGAAATGAAAGATCAAGCAAAGCAGTGGATATGAAATCTCAGTCAAGAAGCAAAAGCAGAAAACTAAATCCCCCATGCATTTACCATCATTGCAGGTATGAGAATGAGGAACATATTGGCAAAGTCAAACAAAATTAGTGTTCTTGAATCCACACCGTCCCTCACTTCCCTCACACTTGCTGCATTAATTGCAGTCCAGTTCAATACGAGCCCCTTCTTAATCTCACTATAATCCATAGACATTAGGGCTAGGGAAATTGGCATTTACGTAAACAAGGATGCTAACTGCAAAGTAGCTGGAGCTGGTGGCAGAATAATAATCCATTTCCTGCAATGCTTCCAtggaagaaaaagcaaaagaatggAGGGTGGAGTTGCTAATACAATCCACTAAATATCTAAGAACTTGTTGGTTGCGAAGATGTAATTATTGTAGAAGAAGAAATCTGCATTAGTGGAACTAAGGTTGACAAGCCATCTTTCAACGCCGATATTACGCAGAGAGCATCACAGGATTGCTGGTACATAGGGGCATTACACAGGAGGAATGAATTGTGCGCATAGAAGATATCCTTAATATTGTACCCCCATCCGAGAAAGTCAAGACATGGTATATCTCTTTGCAGGTAATCTCAAAATTCTGATTGCCACAATAGGACTCTTGTTTGCCAGAAATCCTAAAAGGGTAGCTGATGTTCGGCTTATATGTGCAATTATGAGGCATGGGGGCCTCATGTTGTGCATCATCCAAAACAGCTAGATAGACTAGGTGAAGAGGATGATAATGACCAATTGGTGAGAATTAGCTTCTCACATGAAGTTCTAGTGATTCATTTGGACCAGAAGGATTGCAAAGGATAGGAGAAAGAGGTAGGAGAGAGTGTGGAAAgcatttgcagaaaaatcaaaaggagTTGGTCTGAAATTGTCCTAACTCCTATCACTGATGTGTGCTAGTTcttcaacttcaagccaatACCAAGCGAGGCATAAAGTGGTCTGAAGCGTGCATATGCATCGAATTGAAGCATATATGGCTTATGCTTAGATCCACACTCATTATGGTGTTTATGCTAATAATATATAAGGTCATGTCACAATGAAAACCCATAGTGTGATAAAGTTATATGCACAGTTCAAATCTATCAACGTTACCTATTTCAACTAAACACTTCATAAGATTTTAGCACCACTAGTACAAgaagctttctttctttctttctttctcattgGTCGTGTGCACAAGAAAATCCCACAAAGAAAAGCAAGTTGTTTTGATCCaacatttcaaaaattttactaTGAATTTGGTGTACCTTCAACCTCTGCACGTCAAAATGAAAGATCAAGCAAAAAAGTAGATAAGAAAACTCagtcaagaagcaaaaaaaaaactcccccatgcacttatcatcattGCAGGTTTTAGAATGACGACCATCTAggcaaaagcaaacaaaatCATCATTCTCGAATCCACACCGTCCCTCACTTCCCTCACGGTTGCTGCAATTATTTGCAGTCAAGTTCAAAAGGAACCCCATCTTCATAACCTCACCGTAATTCATAGTTATCAAGCTATAGAAATCTGCATTAACATCAACAGGTGCTCTAATTGGAGAATCGCAGGAGCTGATGAAGGAATAATTCTCAGTGTTGTGTGATGCttccacgaaaaaaaaaaaaagcaaaagaatggTGGGTGGAGTTGCTAACACAGTACACTGGATATGTAAAACCTGCTGGTTGTGAGGTGCAATtatagtagaagaagaaattggcaTTGGTGGAACTGAGATTGAAAGATGTCCTTTCGAGGTTGATATTACAGTGCAGGGCACCACAGGAGTTCTAGTACTCAAGGGCATTAACTAGGAGGAACGAATGGTTCGCATAGAAGATATCCTTAATGATGAACTTACTGTCCAAGAAAGTCAGGATGGGGTACTTCTCTTTGCAGGTAATCTCAAAATTCGGATAGCCGCATTTGGACTCCTGCTCGCCTGAAATCCAAAAGGGGTAGCTGATGTTTGGGCCATGTCCACAGTTCCGAGGCAAGCAGGCCTTGTATTGCTTATCCCTTGACAAAGCCTGATAAACTAAGCTGGCGAAAATGATGACGAGGGCCAACCAACAACAACTAGCTCGGCAGAGGAAGCTTTGGAGATTCATTTGGGATTGGAAGAAGGAGGCAGAGGATAGCAGAAGATAGGAGTAGGAGAGGGTGTGGAAGCAATTTGCAGAAAATTCAAAACGGGATTGGTTTGAACTGGTCCTGAAACTCCAGTCGCCTGTCGTTGTGCTGGTTCATCGACTTTGAAGCGAAGAATACCGAACGGAGACGGAAAGTGGCTCAGGGACGCGCATTAGTCAAACGCCCTATGGCTTACGCGGGGGAAATTTTGCGCCCctggaaaaaaaattccttaaagAGGAGGAAACCAGGAAACTTCCTAGTCAAAGGGACTTAGGTTGTTGGGCCCTCCAATGTTTTTTCGGAATGTTGACTTTGATGATCTACCTAATCATTAAGAACATATCCTAACTCAGCAAGGCAAATTAATTATTGGTTGTTGatcttttttttgtcctttttaacttttcctATACCAAACTTAGCGCGAACGAAAAATTAATCACATTTTCCTAGATTCTTATCCTACAACCCTGAGCGTAGCATCCGAGCCAATGCAGTTTTGGAATTAGT
This Eucalyptus grandis isolate ANBG69807.140 chromosome 7, ASM1654582v1, whole genome shotgun sequence DNA region includes the following protein-coding sequences:
- the LOC104434441 gene encoding LOW QUALITY PROTEIN: PR5-like receptor kinase (The sequence of the model RefSeq protein was modified relative to this genomic sequence to represent the inferred CDS: substituted 1 base at 1 genomic stop codon) is translated as MNLQSFLCRASCCWLALVIIFASLVYQALSRDKQYKACLPRNCGHGPNISYPFWISGEQESKCGYPNFEITCKEKYPILTFLDRKHGNLGTKAIIGVAASVVGIGIALILMLSFKKKPMIRRIMALIKQRSEYFDGEMKIEGLVSSRRYTYKDIKRMTNSFKEKLGQGGYGCVYKGKLQDGQLVAVKLLKKLRGDAEEFFNEVASISRTSHVNVVNLLGFCFEGSKRALVYEFMPNGSLEKFIFNRSNTMELDQLLSWDTLYXISLGIAHGLEYLHRGCNTRILHFDIKPHNILLDESYCPKISDFGLAKICPRQESIVSMLGAQGTPGYIAPELFMRNIGGVSHKSDVYSYGMMVLEMVGRRKNIEVMVDRTSETYFPHWVHQRLELREELGLHGILNERDEEIAKKMIVVGLWCIQINPRARPCMTQVVEMLKGSAEALQIPPKPSLSSPSRLLEACPCESSSLQESNDSSCGYSISLIGD